The nucleotide sequence CGGAAACCGGCCTTGACGACGCGGCTGAAGCCGGACGAGCGCTCGGTCATCTTGGGAGCAATCTCCTTGAAGAGCTTCTTGAGCGCCTCCTTGTGCGGCATATAGACCGCGACCTGGCGGCGGCTATGGAGCGAGCCGTCTTTGGCCTTGACGATCAGCCGATCCACGAACGGGCGCAAGGCTTTGGCCTTGGGCGACGTGGTGGTGATCTTGGAGTTCAAGAAGAGCGCGGCGGCCATGTTGGCCAGCAGCGCATGCCGGTGCGTCGCCGTGCGGCTGAGCTTGGGGGTTTTTCTACCGTGATGCAGCATGATCGATCAGCTCCTAATTTTGATCCGCTGATTGATAGCGGCTCAGGTCCATGCCCCAGCTCAGACCCAGTTCTTCCAGAATCGCGGTCAACTCGGTGAGCGACTTGCGGCCGAAGTTGCGATACTTGAGCATATCCGACTCGCTGCGTTGGACGAGATCGCGCAGGGTCTGGATATTGGCGGCGCGCAGGCAATTGGAGGAACGCACCGAGAGCTCGAGCTCGTCGACGCGGGTGTTGAGCAGGTTGCGAACTTTGACGGTTTCCTCGTCTTCCTTCTTCTCTTCGACGGGGACGATATCCTCGTCGATATGGATGAAGTAGCGGAGATGGTCGGCGAGCAGCTTGGCGCTGTAGCCGATCGATTCCTCCGGTGTGAGGGAGCCGTCGGTGGTGACTTCCAGCGTCAGGCGGTCATAATCGGTCCGCTGACCGACGCGGGTGTTCTCGACCGTGTAGTTGACTTTGATCACCGGGCTGAAAAGCGAATCGACGAAGATGCTGCCGACCGGCTTGTCGGGGCGTTTGTTCTGGTCAGCGAGGACGTAGCCGCGCCCGAGATCGACGTCGATTTCGATTTTGAATTTCTTGTCCTCGGTCAACTCGATGATGTGCAGGTCGGGGTTAAGGATTTCGATGTCGGGACCGACTTCGATCATCCCGGCCGTATACTTGCCCTTGCCGGTAATCGGCAGGGTCAGGATTTTGGGGTCATCCGAGTGCATTTTCAGACGCAGTTTCTTGAGATTCAGGACGATCTGGGTGACGTCTTCATAGACTCCGGGGATCGTCGAGAATTCGTGCTGCACCCCTTCGATGCGCAGCGAGGTCACGGCTGCGCCCTGAATCGCCGAGAGCAGAATTCTCCGGAGCGCATTGCCGATCGTAACGCCGAAGCCGCGTTCCAGCGGTTCGAGCACGAAGCGGGCGTAGCGCTGGTTTTCCGACAGTTCTTCGGTGACCACCTCTTTGGGCAGCACCAGGTTTTTCCACCTCATCAGTCCTACTCTCCTTGATAGACTACTTGCTGTACAATTCCACGATCAACTGCTCGGAGACCGGCGTCGGGATATCGGCGCGCTTGGGAACTTCGAGCAATTCGCCTTCGAGTGCGGCCTTATTGACGCGCAGCCACGGAAGGTCCGCGGAGCGATCAGCGTCTTTAAGCGCCATGTGGATGATGTCCAGCTTGCGCGACTTTTCTTTAACGCGAATCACGTCGTGGGGTTTCACTTGAAACGACGGAATGTCGACGATATCGCCGTTGACCAGGAAGTGGCGATGGCGGACCAGCTGGCGCGCCGCGCGCCGGGTCGGAGCAAAGCCGAGCCGGAAGACGACGTTGTCGAGGCGGCGTTCAAGCAGCTGGAGCAGATTTTCGCCGGTGATGCCCTTCATGGCGTTGGCGCGTTCGAAGTAGTTATGGAACTGCTTTTCGAGCACGCCGTAGATAGCGCGGACTTTTTGCTTTTCGCGCAATTGGATGCCGTATTCGGAAACCTTGCGGCGCATGTTCTGGCCGTGCTGGCCGGGAGCATAAGGACGACGGTCCACGGGACACTTGATGGCATCGCAGACTTTTTCGCCGAGACGGCGGCACATGCGGTGTTTCGGACCAGTATATCTTGCCATAAAACTACCTCATCATCCTTACACGCGGCGCCGTTTGGGAGCGCGGCAGCCGTTATGCGGGATTGGCGTGACGTCTTTGATCGCCATGATTTCGAGGCCGGCGGCCTGGAGCGAGCGGATGGCAGCTTCGCGGCCGGATCCGGGGCCCTTGACCCAGACCTCGATTTTGCGCAATCCCTGATCGATTGCTTCCTTGGCGCTGGTTGCGGCCGCCAACTGGGCGGCGAACGGCGTCGACTTTTTCGAGCCTTTGAAACCGGAACGTCCGGCTGACGACCACGCGATCACGCCACCGGTCGAATCGGTGATCGAGATGATCGTGTTATTGAACGTCGACTGAATATGAGCGACGCCGACGGAATCGATCCGGCGCGCTTTCTTCTTCTTGCCTTTGGGTTTAGGATTAGCCAAAGATTACTCCTCTATCTCCAATCAACAAATCGCATGCGTTTTACTTGGTCGGTGTTTTCTTCTTGCCGGCCACGGTCCGCTTCGGTCCCTTGCGGGTCCGGGCGTTGGTGCGGGTGCGCTGGCCGCGCACGGGGAGGCCGCGGCGGTGCCGCAGGCCGCGATAGCAGCCGATATCGATCAAGCGCTTGATATTCATCGCGACTTCGCTGCGCAACACGCCTTCGACGCGGTACTCGTTTTCGATCACCTGGCGCAGCCGGGCGACGTCTTCTTCGGTCATTTTGTGGACGCGAAGGTCGGGGCTGATACCGGTCTTCTTGAGAATCTGGTGGGCCGAGGACCGGCCAAGACCAAAGATATACGTTAAGGCGACTTCCAGACGCTTATCACGCGGCAGATCGACACCTGCTATACGAGCCACTCTCTCCTCCTACAATCAACCCTGGCGCTGTTTGTGGCGCGGGTTCTTTTTGCAAATGACGCGAATCACGCCGTGACGGCGGATCACCTTACAGTGCTCACAGCGCGGCTTGACCGATGAACGAACTTTCATATCACAATCTCCCAATCTGCCTATTTGTAACGATAAACGATCCGGCCCTTGCTGAGGTCGTAGGGCGACAGCTCGAGCGTCACCTTGTCGC is from Candidatus Zixiibacteriota bacterium and encodes:
- the rplQ gene encoding 50S ribosomal protein L17; this encodes MHHGRKTPKLSRTATHRHALLANMAAALFLNSKITTTSPKAKALRPFVDRLIVKAKDGSLHSRRQVAVYMPHKEALKKLFKEIAPKMTERSSGFSRVVKAGFRRGDMAELSVVELLMDKPAEAVEKTEGGAKKKAAKSSGKSGGKSAGKSKAGKPKAKAKAAKAAKE
- a CDS encoding DNA-directed RNA polymerase subunit alpha — its product is MRWKNLVLPKEVVTEELSENQRYARFVLEPLERGFGVTIGNALRRILLSAIQGAAVTSLRIEGVQHEFSTIPGVYEDVTQIVLNLKKLRLKMHSDDPKILTLPITGKGKYTAGMIEVGPDIEILNPDLHIIELTEDKKFKIEIDVDLGRGYVLADQNKRPDKPVGSIFVDSLFSPVIKVNYTVENTRVGQRTDYDRLTLEVTTDGSLTPEESIGYSAKLLADHLRYFIHIDEDIVPVEEKKEDEETVKVRNLLNTRVDELELSVRSSNCLRAANIQTLRDLVQRSESDMLKYRNFGRKSLTELTAILEELGLSWGMDLSRYQSADQN
- the rpsD gene encoding 30S ribosomal protein S4, giving the protein MARYTGPKHRMCRRLGEKVCDAIKCPVDRRPYAPGQHGQNMRRKVSEYGIQLREKQKVRAIYGVLEKQFHNYFERANAMKGITGENLLQLLERRLDNVVFRLGFAPTRRAARQLVRHRHFLVNGDIVDIPSFQVKPHDVIRVKEKSRKLDIIHMALKDADRSADLPWLRVNKAALEGELLEVPKRADIPTPVSEQLIVELYSK
- the rpsK gene encoding 30S ribosomal protein S11 codes for the protein MANPKPKGKKKKARRIDSVGVAHIQSTFNNTIISITDSTGGVIAWSSAGRSGFKGSKKSTPFAAQLAAATSAKEAIDQGLRKIEVWVKGPGSGREAAIRSLQAAGLEIMAIKDVTPIPHNGCRAPKRRRV
- the rpsM gene encoding 30S ribosomal protein S13, which codes for MARIAGVDLPRDKRLEVALTYIFGLGRSSAHQILKKTGISPDLRVHKMTEEDVARLRQVIENEYRVEGVLRSEVAMNIKRLIDIGCYRGLRHRRGLPVRGQRTRTNARTRKGPKRTVAGKKKTPTK
- the rpmJ gene encoding 50S ribosomal protein L36, giving the protein MKVRSSVKPRCEHCKVIRRHGVIRVICKKNPRHKQRQG